Within the Phaseolus vulgaris cultivar G19833 chromosome 9, P. vulgaris v2.0, whole genome shotgun sequence genome, the region AGAATGATCTTCCTGAGATAAGGAAGCTTTGGAAGGTCTGACTCACTCAACAATCTCTCTTGTCCTACTTGAGCGTCCATTTCTTCTCTTGCCTTCTTCAACACCTCTGGGTTGTTCAATAAATTAGATAAAGCCCACTCTAAAGATCCAGTTGATGAGTCTGTTCCGCCAAAAAGCATCGCCTACAGTGCAAAGTTCATCATCTCAAAGTTAGAAACACAAGTTTACATATTTCTCCATCtctatatatagatataaattgATTACCAGAGCAAGGCCTTTGATGATTTGGTCAGTGTAATACTCGGGTTGAGTCTCTTGCAGTTTGAGGAGATGGTCAATCATGGAGTTCTCACGATCCTTGCTGCTACGGTTCTCTTCCAAGATCTTATTCAAGATGTTATCATACCTGTTGCTAATGTTCTTCAAGCGCTTCTCCACGTTCTGGAAATCGAACCACCTTAGGAAAGGCAAGTAATCACCCTTGTTGGATAAACCCATGAGTTTGAGCATCTCCGAGACGGTGTCTCTGAACTCCCTGGCTTCCTCCACGTTCTTCATGTCAGTCTCCTCCCCGTAAAACCTCTTCCCGGAGATCATTCTCATGATGTTGTTGTAGGTCAAGTCGCTGAACAGGGAAGTTATCTCCACGTGCGCGTAGTCAGTTCTCGCGTTCCTGGCCATCCTGTGAACAAGGCGCTTGGTTTCGTCGCTGCGGATTCCGGAGAAGGAGTGGACGCGCTGCGTGGAGAGAACGTCGAGGGAAGTGATGCGGCGGAGGTTGCGCCAGTGCTCGCCGTGGGAGCAGGACCCTACGGTGGTGTTGTCGTAGAAGATGTACTTTCCGGAGAGGTTGCGCGGGCGGTTGGCCAAGGCGACGTCGTTTTTGGTGAAGCATTCTTGGTACGCTGAGGGTGAGGAAACCACAACCACCAGACGAGAGCCGAACCAGAGAGAAATGATTTTGCCGTACTGCTTGGAGGTTCGTTGAAAGAAGCGGTGAATGGGTTGTTCGAGAAGGTTAAGGTTCCCTATTATGGGCAGTGGAGTGGGCCCCGGTGGCAGATTTCTTACTCTTCTGCTTCCCAGTAGCAACTTCAGACTGAAACCTATGAATACCAGGGAAACCAGAAAGTAACACCCCAGCAACACCAAAGCACACACTTCCATTGCAATGGTGAATGtttcagttgttgttatttgGTAACAGACGGAGTATAGAGAAGTATG harbors:
- the LOC137822654 gene encoding isoflavone 2'-hydroxylase-like, coding for MEVCALVLLGCYFLVSLVFIGFSLKLLLGSRRVRNLPPGPTPLPIIGNLNLLEQPIHRFFQRTSKQYGKIISLWFGSRLVVVVSSPSAYQECFTKNDVALANRPRNLSGKYIFYDNTTVGSCSHGEHWRNLRRITSLDVLSTQRVHSFSGIRSDETKRLVHRMARNARTDYAHVEITSLFSDLTYNNIMRMISGKRFYGEETDMKNVEEAREFRDTVSEMLKLMGLSNKGDYLPFLRWFDFQNVEKRLKNISNRYDNILNKILEENRSSKDRENSMIDHLLKLQETQPEYYTDQIIKGLALAMLFGGTDSSTGSLEWALSNLLNNPEVLKKAREEMDAQVGQERLLSESDLPKLPYLRKIILETLRLYPPAPILIPHVSSEDITIGGYNVPKDSIVIINGWAMQRDPEHWKDATSFRPERFDEEGEEKKLVAFGMGRRACPGEPMAMQSVSYTVGLMIQCFDWKRVNEEKLDMTENNWITLSRLIPLEAMCKARPVTQQIGTF